The following are from one region of the Coffea eugenioides isolate CCC68of chromosome 2, Ceug_1.0, whole genome shotgun sequence genome:
- the LOC113753660 gene encoding myosin-binding protein 1-like — protein sequence MDGRESISIKVKQRVVQPTITAALAAAFHEWFLIFLLFIDACFSYLVTKFASYCQLQIPCLLCSRLDHVLGKEKAGFYWDLICKKHKLQISSLVHCKLHENLVDVHGICENCLFSFAIVNKSNAETYRLLVGKLGDVPHVGLDDDPLIADNSLSALDGRKCSCCHQPWISRGQRCMLFRTGSYEATELDAPLLASNIHDRDEREGMRDLSSQKSLGSWKAKKSGDPLPHIEYEKVKMTSDTESEASNFDDDSATELFCVNDLGEKDIVADHHQKDLQVDNLGSEKLIDPSESLVMDSEQAEASDLQSSGLTPPIGHGLEEINCQHVEDKTCVAAPSELQSFSDVIPSSDVNQSSVHESKVDAVGVSGLEKAVTKSDDFNELTSNSTSTNEKQSDLKSGTSDAGLQMPSSLELGDAYKLAIGSRGRQLSGKFSEQKSIMDSARLSEDLKLLLSQLSAARGIELPLFDVSPRVSGSVDELKASDTSSSVGMQILQKRISLERNESGISLDGSTVSEIEGESAIDRLKRQVEHDKKIMVALYKELEEERNASAVAANQAMAMITRLQEEKAALHMEALQCVRMMEEQEEYDVEALQKANELLAEKEKEIQDLEAELEVYRKTIGDLPPIGDLPESNYGLNIGGTRPKQTGTGSAEITVRLCDSNINVPDSCNETDELVKFTEDEGINVKSSQPEFEDEVLLIFQCLRKLEKKLQLFSSNGSYLDIANQDDLSSDTELLDDGKAAPEIGEAEVDGSVEHVSLHEASISVPKISAGQHEKSNQLQKGSDELMNPKHMPQNAELDALKNEFHGLSGRLEALEAEHSFLEHSINSLSRGDEGLKFIQKIACHVRELHSLGIKRKG from the exons ATGGATGGAAGAGAGAGTATATCTATTAAAGTGAAACAGAGAGTTGTTCAACCGACCATTACAGCAGCTTTGGCTGCTGCATTTCACGAGTGGTTTTTGATATTCCTGCTGTTTATTGATGCTTGTTTCTCCTACTTAGTTACAAAATTTGCGAGCTATTGTCAATTGCAAATTCCGTGCCTACTGTGCTCGAGACTGGATCATGTTCTGGGAAAGGAAAAAGCAGGATTCTATTGGGATTTGATCTGCAAAAAACATAAATTACAAATCTCATCCTTAGTTCATTGCAAACTTCACGAAAATCTTGTTGATGTTCATGGAATTTGTGAGAATTGCCTCTTCTCCTTTGCCATTGTGAACAAGTCCAATGCTGAAACATACAGATTGCTGGTGGGGAAATTGGGGGATGTACCTCATGTTGGACTTGATGATGATCCTTTGATTGCTGATAATAGTCTCAGTGCTTTAGACGGAAGAAAGTGTTCCTGTTGCCATCAGCCATGGATTTCTAGAGGTCAAAGATGCATGCTGTTTAGGACAGGATCATATGAGGCCACTGAACTTGATGCTCCCTTATTGGCATCAAATATACATGATAGAGATGAAAGGGAGGGGATGAGAGATCTTTCATCCCAAAAAAGCTTAGGTAGCTGGAAAGCTAAGAAGAGTGGTGATCCTTTGCCACATATAGAATATGAAAAGGTCAAGATGACTTCTGATACAGAATCTGAAGCTTCTAATTTTGATGATGATTCTGCTACCGAGCTATTCTGTGTTAATGACCTAGGGGAAAAGGACATAGTTGCCGATCATCACCAAAAAGATTTACAGGTTGATAATCTTGGTTCAGAAAAATTGATTGACCCATCTGAGTCTTTAGTTATGGACTCAGAGCAAGCGGAAGCTAGTGATCTGCAGTCTTCAGGGTTGACTCCACCAATAGGACATGGTCTTGAGGAAATTAATTGCCAGCATGTTGAAGACAAGACTTGTGTTGCTGCACCATCTGAGCTGCAATCTTTCAGTGACGTGATTCCATCTTCTGATGTCAACCAATCTTCTGTTCATGAGTCTAAAG TGGATGCTGTAGGAGTATCTGGATTAGAAAAGGCTGTTACAAAGTCTGATGATTTTAACGAGTTGACAAGTAACTCCACTTCAACCAATGAGAAACAGTCAGATTTGAAGTCTGGTACAAGTGACGCTGGTTTACAGATGCCCAGTTCTTTGGAACTTGGTGATGCATATAAGCTGGCTATTGGCAGTAGGGGAAGGCAGTTGTCTGGAAAGTTTTCGGAACAGAAGTCTATAATGGATTCAGCAAGATTGAGTGAAGATTTGAAGCTCTTATTGTCACAGTTATCTGCTGCTCGAGGGATTGAATTACCTTTATTTGACGTAAGCCCCAGGGTATCCGGAAGTGTTGATGAACTAAAAGCTTCTGATACCTCTAGTTCTGTTGGGATGCAGATACTTCAGAAGAGGATCTCACTGGAGAGAAATGAGTCTGGTATATCTCTTGATGGTAGCACTGTCAGTGAAATTGAAGGTGAAAGTGCAATTGATAGGTTAAAAAGACAAGTTGAGCATGATAAGAAAATTATGGTTGCTTTGTATAAAGAATTGGAGGAAGAGAGAAATGCTTCTGCAGTTGCAGCTAACCAAGCAATGGCCATGATTACTAGATTACAGGAGGAAAAAGCTGCTCTCCACATGGAAGCCTTGCAGTGTGTAAGGATGATGGAAGAACAAGAGGAATACGATGTTGAAGCTCTGCAGAAAGCAAATGAACTTCTAgctgagaaagaaaaagaaattcagGATCTAGAGGCTGAGCTTGAAGTGTACAGGAAAACAATAGGTGACTTACCTCCAATAGGAGATCTTCCTGAGTCAAACTATGGATTAAATATTGGAGGGACAAGGCCAAAGCAGACAGGAACAGGCTCAGCAGAAATAACCGTAAGACTTTGTGACTCAAATATTAATGTGCCAGATTCCTGCAATGAAACCGATGAATTGGTCAAGTTTACTGAGGATGAGGGAATTAATGTGAAGAGCTCACAGCCAGAATTTGAGGATGAAGTATTGCTCATTTTTCAATGTttaagaaaattggaaaaaaaactTCAACTTTTCTCAAGTAATGGCTCTTATTTGGACATAGCTAATCAAGATGATCTCTCTAGTGATACTGAACTGCTTGATGATGGCAAAGCTGCTCCAGAAATTGGTGAAGCTGAAGTGGATGGTTCAGTTGAACATGTTTCATTGCATGAAGCAAGCATTTCTGTTCCCAAGATATCTGCTGGCCAGCATGAGAAATCCAACCAATTACAGAAAGGAAGTGATGAACTCATGAATCCGAAACACATGCCCCAGAATGCTGAATTAGACGctttgaaaaatgagtttcatGGGCTGAGTGGCAGGTTAGAAGCACTTGAGGCAGAACACAGCTTTCTTGAGCATTCTATCAACTCACTCAGCAGAGGAGATGAAGGACTTAAATTTATTCAAAAGATAGCTTGTCATGTGAGAGAACTACATTCCCTTGGTATCAAGAGAAAAGGCTGA
- the LOC113760003 gene encoding uncharacterized protein At2g34160: protein MTMEAVATNGPAPEQRKNRIQVSNTKKPLFFYVNLAKRYIQQHNEVELSALGMAITTVVTIAEILKNTGLATEKKVLTSTVGMKDESKGRMVQKARIEIVLGKTEKFDALMSAKGPAKGSNNTPDENHYAAATIDFVNERKPQQRNHQSC from the exons atgaCAATGGAAGCTGTTGCAACAAATGGACCAGCCCCGGAACAAAGGAAGAATAGGATTCAGGTTTCTAATACTAAGAAACCACTCTTCTTTTACGTCAATCTTGCCAAG AGGTATATCCAGCAGCACAATGAGGTTGAACTTTCTGCTTTGGGAATGG CAATCACCACAGTTGTTACAATTGCTGAGATTCTGAAGAATACTGGATTGGCTACGGAGAAGA AGGTTTTGACATCCACAGTTGGAATGAAAGATGAATCGAAAGGTCGCATGGTTCAGAAAGCCAGG ATTGAGATTGTGCTAGGAAAGACGGAAAAGTTTGACGCACTGATGAGTGCCAAGGGACCTGCAAAGGGAAGCAACAACACTCCAGATGAGAATCA TTATGCTGCTGCTACCATTGATTTTGTTAACGAGAGGAAGCCACAGCAACGCAATCATCAAAGCTGCTAG
- the LOC113759718 gene encoding protein TIFY 5A-like yields MMRKCTLELPLSPASASSESTDFHSQSEACSSRRDQITVLHNMRSVCICDATELQAIIILWLARREVDDKLSNFTGAVPSIMKVQLHSSSGLSLRKSLQRFLQKRKDRIQSATPYKHKFL; encoded by the exons ATGATGAGAAAGTGCACTCTAGAACTCCCACTTTCCCCAGCCTCAGCTTCTTCTGAATCCACGGATTTCCACAGCCAATCTGA GGCTTGCTCATCAAGAAGAGACCAGATCACAGTATTACACAACATGCGATCCGTCTGCATTTGTGATGCAACTGAACTTCAG GCAATAATCATCCTTTGGCTTGCAAGAAGAGAAGTGGACGATAAATTGTCTAACTTCACAGGTGCAGTACCATCCATCATGAAAGTTCAGTTACACAGTTCTTCAGGCTTGTCATTAAGGAAATCGCTCCAGAGGTTTCTCCAGAAGAGAAAAGACAGAATTCAATCAGCTACTCCTTACAAGCACAAATTCCTTTGA